Part of the Anopheles coluzzii chromosome 3, AcolN3, whole genome shotgun sequence genome is shown below.
TACACTGATTACCGCGGAAGCCAATCATCGTTGAGAAAACTACTTACGTGCACAGTAATGTACCGATGAGTGCCCCATTTGCTGTGGTTCAGCGTGTCGGGTGGATGGGGTCTCGCGTTGGGAACCCAGTACGACACCTGCAGCCATCGGATTAGCCGCAGAAAGAACGCCACACAAACGAGCGCCGCGCGCCGCACACAACCGAACGCTAATTGATCCATTACCGATAAAGAGTAGAGCACggtttgcctttttgtttatattgGGCAGCTTTCTGTGGTTGGGGGAGAGCGCCAATTGGGTGGGAAAATTAATGCAACCAAATGAACTGATCGGTTGTCGCACGCAAACTGCACTTGGAAGGGTTTGCACCGTGGTGCATCTAATTGTTTATGCGATTATGCCACCACCGCCCCATGGTTGTGATGGGAAAGGTTATTTACCAGTAATAAATACAGTTTGTTCCACAATTTGTTCTCCGTGTTTGCACTCTGTGTGTGGTGCGAGGAAAGTGTGAAGATGAAGGCGATATATAAGCCAACATCTCGGGGAGAGGGTAATCTCTGCGAAGCGTGATGGCGAAAGTGCTGCTGCTAATCGGTACGCTGGCTTGGGTTGCTTCGATGCAGCGGTGCAGTGCGACGGATCATCTGCCGCCCGATCAACGCCAGCTAGGGGAGCTGTTTCCACTAACGATCATACACATGAACGATCTTCACGCGAGGTAATTTGATTGTGTAGAAGCGCTGGAGCTGTAATAACGGTGATTTGGTTTGGCAGATTTGCAGAAACCTCGGAACGATCGTCCAAGTGTAAGGCGGCGGAGGAAGGTGACACCTGCATTGCGGGCATTGCGCGCGTATTTCACACGGTGCAGGAGCTGAGAAAGCGCCACCCCAATGCACTGTTCTTCAACGTGGGTGACAACTTCCAGGGTACGATCTGGTACAACTATCACCGGTGGCGGGTGGTGGCACGATTCATCAAGCTGCTGCATCCAGATGCGATGGTAGGCGGGTTGTTGTAAAGACTCCCACAGCATTGATTGCAACTTATGGGAGCTTTCTTCCAACAGACACTTGGCAATCATGAGTTCGATGATGGACTGAAGGGTTTGAGGCCGTACCTGAGCGCACTGGCAAAGAAAGACATTCAAACGGTAGCGACGAACCTGATCCGCTCTACAGATCCATTCCCAGCCTTGCCACGATCGGTTACTATCAAGCGAAAGGGACGATCGATTGGTATCATTGGTGTGATTGCGGACAAAACGCATGTAAGTGTCCTTCAGTGATGACTTGTAATCTCAGATTCGTTCAGAAATATGCATCAGAGTTATCCATCTTCATATCATTGGTAGGAACTTTCCAACACCGAAAGCATCACATTCTCCGACTCGGTGGCCGCGGTACGCGAAGAAGCAGCCGCCCTGAAGAAGCGGGACGTGAACATCATCCTCGTACTGTCGCACTGTGGCCTGGAGGTGGACAAGCGTATCGCGCTGGAAGCGGGTGATGATGTGGACGTAATCATTGGTGGCCATTCGCACTCGTTTCTGTTTCCGAACGCGTCCAGCAAGCCTCACAACCAGCAAGACACCATCCTGGGCGACTATCCTGTGGTTGTGAGCAATGCGAATGGGCGAAAGGTATTGATGGGATAACTGTGGGGTCCAGAGATGAGGCTCTTGAGCATGTTCTAATTATCCGTTCTCAAAAAAAGATTCTAATTGTGCAAGCGTATGCCTACGGTAAGTATGTAGGCCGGTTGAC
Proteins encoded:
- the LOC120956989 gene encoding apyrase-like; this translates as MAKVLLLIGTLAWVASMQRCSATDHLPPDQRQLGELFPLTIIHMNDLHARFAETSERSSKCKAAEEGDTCIAGIARVFHTVQELRKRHPNALFFNVGDNFQGTIWYNYHRWRVVARFIKLLHPDAMTLGNHEFDDGLKGLRPYLSALAKKDIQTVATNLIRSTDPFPALPRSVTIKRKGRSIGIIGVIADKTHELSNTESITFSDSVAAVREEAAALKKRDVNIILVLSHCGLEVDKRIALEAGDDVDVIIGGHSHSFLFPNASSKPHNQQDTILGDYPVVVSNANGRKILIVQAYAYGKYVGRLTAYFDAQGEVQHWEGFPVYLSNSVPQSPVALRILAPYRRQVEAYGATKIAQTTVDLVQATCRLGECSLGCLVADAIADYYTNHTFHPVAIVNAGNFRSPIPKGDITNEEAIGASPFSNTVDLLTLRGDALWQLVEHSLVWDSVKRLNVAQVSGLRVVADLDRAPYGRVLSIDVRNLNDGVSYEPLNRTANYRVVTMSFIATGKDGFRWALERSERQIGPLDSDTFIQYLKKLKVVNESNLVGGRMILNGTVKS